The Pyrus communis chromosome 9, drPyrComm1.1, whole genome shotgun sequence genome has a segment encoding these proteins:
- the LOC137745012 gene encoding protein trichome birefringence-like, which produces MAEVTKQQHLPINGGTLISDLKSLFSLFKTRRTAAFAYGFMFAFVAFTVFLAFSPSPNYTYPWFTNIFSTSTSTTSTTGSSSSFSSVFFPNGTSSSPPQQNQSFFSPPSQTEPSRSANTTAAAPAAAQSASVNKQPPVLTNQTQPTILNPNQTSIVEPKSLVTPKNSTTSPAPTTLSKNQTGSTHNSDKATVFTANQTGITAPKTPVAGNGSSDLVPKSGLEDKSVAEKGVEKNITASLLNKQSNETKSGVSVEQRKPGSDDLVKSLMNCEMLHGEWVRDDSYPLYKPGSCPLIDEQFNCILNGRPDKDYQKYKWKPKDCTLPRLDGSHMLELLRGKRLVFVGDSLNRNMWESLVCILRNSAKDKSKVFEANGRTHFRGEASYSFIFKDYNCTVEFFVSPFLVREWEMPEKDGSKRETLRLDLVGRSSELYKDADVVIFNTGHWWTHEKTSKGKDYYQEGSHVYGELNVLEAFRKALTTWARWVDAKVDPKKSIVFFRGYSASHFSGGQWNSGGQCDSETVPIFNESYLRPYLPKMVVLEKVLRNMKTHVTYLNITRMTDFRKDGHPSIYRKQKLSEEERRSPTSFQDCSHWCLPGVPDAWNEVLYAELLVKLYQNKQQLLQQQKKRA; this is translated from the exons ATGGCAGAGGTCACAAAGCAGCAGCACCTCCCCATCAACGGCGGAACTCTGATCTCTGACCTCAAGagcctcttctctctcttcaaaaCCAGAAGAACTGCGGCTTTTGCATATGGCTTCATGTTTGCTTTCGTCGCCTTTACTGTTTTCTTGGCCTTCAGTCCGTCACCCAACTACACTTATCCATGGTTCACTAACATTTTCAGTACTTCCACTTCTACTACCTCCACTACTGGTTCCAGTTCTTCGTTTTCCTCCGTCTTCTTCCCCAATGGTACTTCTTCATCTCCGCCGCAGCAAAATCAATCCTTTTTTTCTCCTCCGTCGCAAACAGAGCCGTCTAGATCTGCTAACACCACCGCCGCCGCTCCCGCTGCCGCACAATCTGCCTCTGTGAATAAACAACCGCCTGTTTTGACAAACCAAACGCAACCCACAATTTTGAACCCAAATCAGACCTCAATCGTCGAGCCAAAATCTCTAGTCACACCCAAGAATAGTACTACTTCACCCGCACCGACAACCCTTTCGAAAAACCAGACTGGCAGCACCCACAATTCTGATAAGGCCACGGTTTTTACGGCCAATCAAACGGGAATCACCGCCCCCAAAACCCCGGTGGCTGGGAACGGAAGCTCCGATTTGGTGCCGAAATCGGGTTTGGAGGACAAGAGCGTTGCAGAGAAGGGTGTGGAGAAGAATATAACTGCTTCCCTGTTGAATAAACAGAGCAATGAAACGAAGTCCGGCGTGTCGGTGGAGCAGAGGAAGCCGGGGAGTGATGATTTGGTGAAGTCTTTGATGAATTGTGAGATGTTACATGGAGAGTGGGTGAGGGACGATTCATACCCGCTGTACAAACCGGGTTCTTGTCCTCTGATTGATGAACAATTCAACTGTATTCTCAATGGTAGGCCTGATAAGGATTATCAGAAATACAAATGGAAGCCTAAGGATTGCACCTTACCAAG GTTGGACGGAAGTCATATGTTGGAGTTGTTGAGAGGAAAGCGCCTGGTATTTGTTGGTGATTCTCTGAACAGAAATATGTGGGAATCTCTGGTTTGCATCCTCAGAAACTCAGCGAAAGATAAGAGCAAGGTTTTCGAAGCAAATGGGAGAACCCATTTTCGTGGGGAGGCTTCATACTCCTTCATATTCAAG GATTATAACTGCACAGTGGAGTTTTTTGTGTCTCCCTTCTTAGTTCGAGAATGGGAAATGCCGGAAAAAGATGGATCAAAGAGAGAAACACTTCGTCTTGACTTGGTAGGGAGATCTTCTGAACTATATAAAGATGCTGATGTCGTCATCTTCAACACCGGACACTGGTGGACTCATGAGAAAACCTCCAAAGG GAAAGACTATTACCAAGAAGGTAGCCATGTTTATGGTGAACTGAATGTTCTTGAGGCGTTTCGGAAAGCATTAACTACATGGGCTAGATGGGTTGATGCCAAAGTTGATCCGAAGAAAAGTATCGTCTTCTTTCGGGGCTATTCTGCTTCCCATTTCAG TGGTGGGCAGTGGAATTCTGGTGGCCAATGTGACAGTGAGACAGTTCCCATCTTCAATGAGTCGTATCTGAGGCCGTACCTGCCCAAAATGGTGGTACTGGAGAAGGTGTTGAGAAACATGAAAACCCATGTCACATATCTCAATATTACAAGAATGACAGATTTTCGGAAGGATGGCCACCCATCAATCTACCGGAAGCAAAAACTGTCCGAGGAAGAAAGGAGATCACCTACAAGCTTCCAGGACTGCAGCCATTGGTGCCTTCCTGGTGTTCCAGACGCTTGGAATGAGGTTCTCTATGCCGAGCTCCTAGTAAAGCTGTACCAAAATAAGCAGCAGCTACTGCAACAGCAGAAGAAGAGAGCATAG